The nucleotide sequence aaaaatatttattgaaaaATAGTGGCATTTATACTACAATGCAGAAAATAATTAATaacatataataaaaaataccaCAAGCAATTAAccatcaaaaattatttttgttgcaATCTTTCTCTCTTATTCTTGTTTTCATTTCGTAGTCTGTTCCCTCTTATCTTCTTGCTGTTATAATCGAAACCCTCCCTTTCAACTCCATCCGTTTTCAAGTTCATTTTTTTATTGTAGTTTTTAGATTTTGGAGAACCAAGATTGAGATGGTTACAAGAGTGAGGCAAGAATACGGCATTCTTGCATAAAGCAGCATGTGCAGGAAATTAAGAGAAGGAATCACATTGCGACGCTTCATCATGATGACATTAAATTCTATTCATTCACAAGAGTCCATCTCTTCTTGCTTGCCCTATTACTTAAGGAATCTCTTCTCATCTTCTTGGTTGAATCATTTTCCTTCGATCGTCTTCCATTTGAGCACTTCAGCATGCAAAGGGCACTTTGAAAAACTCCACGTTCAATTTTGCCTACCTTGTGTCTAATACCTAAGAAGAATGGGGATTTCAGTCCAATGAGTGATCATTTCTGAATGCCTTGCTATAATAGATGGAGGAACCAAGCAAATAGATTGCTTGTTTCAGCAGGAGAAGATTGGCTTTGAGGAATTGAGGTCTATCAACCTCCTTTAATGGAGATGTTGCATCACACAACCCACTACCATACGTAACTCCAAAATTGGTTATAGTTGAGTTAACAAGGACTGGGATACGTGCATGGTTCAAAGATTTCTGCTGCAGTCCTACGGGACATTTGGTCAAGGGAAGTTATACTAGCATTATTTTCTTGTACTGTGGAAGAAGAAATTAACCTAACTTTGTTGCGGTCCTACAAGATATGGAGCCAAGGAAATACAGACGTGAGCACCGACTGTCCGCCATATCGAGTATCAGCTTTTCATTTCTTTAAGTTTTGGTACTTCTTCTCAATATAAGTTGGACTTCTTTCTGATCTGGGGGAAAAAAAAGTACAAAAGATAGAGGATCAGCTGGAAGAACACGAGAGAAGCAGCAAAGTATTTATGAAgagatcaaatattttttttgattcacCAGTTAAAGTATGTTTGGAAAtgcgaagaaaaaaaaaagtgaggaTGCAAACATAATGACATGAATATCACTGATAAGAACTTATCGCAGCATTATGTTTTCAGCTATTTATCAATATTTTtccctttgaaaaaaaaaattatttgcttATGCTTTCTGTTTTCAATTAGTGAATTTCTTAGGTTATCGTGTATTTGATATAAACTTCAACATTTTTAATCTAATTGAAGCAGAGTTTGAGCTTGATCTATATGAGGAGTGGCTTAAGATTTTGAGGCCAAACACatgattttgattggatcaagtatagccttctttttttttttttgaagattgAATTCTAACATTTGTCCTTGCTCTCATCACATTCATTATTTCAAAAACATTTAACCAAATAAAACTATGAATAAACAAACAGgaagctttaaaaaaaaaaatggttaaaTGATGAATTAACTAGGTAAAGCCACCTAGGTGTTCTGATTTCTTGCTATTTCTCTTTTAATGCTGCTGAGACCTTCACGTGGAGACCAGTGAAGAGGCTTTATGGTCTGGTTTCTGGCTTTCTGCATTGGTTAGCAGGCTATTAACCTAGGATGGCCCATGCTCGAACGATGTTAAATACCTCGCCATTAATTGGTCTCAGATGGTTGGGTGTGCAGTGCACCATTTGTCAGAGCTCTGAGCATCTTCACAAAGCTATCGAGACGAATTAcgattcaataaaaaaaaactctactcttgtttttttcttatgtaaattctctctctctctctctttttcatgAACATAAAAAACTTCTACGTCGAGTTACTCTAAAAATTTTAGCCAAGCAAAAAGCAGACGATTGGTTCTCCAAGTGGCAGGGATGCAATCAAAGGTTCATCAACcaacagtatttttttttttcatttctcttttttttttacatttatctttaatgattctaacgagaaaagaaagaaaaatattatcatatttccacatttcaattataggcgaaatttataattttttttggttaaaagtttttttttctttgaatcttTCATTCCATTTCAAGTAATTGGTTGGTCAAGCAATAAATATACTATAGTAAATACAGAATGCAAGAATAGATTATATTTAATGAAAGATAGAAAATACAGTTGCAACAGTCAATATTGGTGGTGCAATACTTGctccatccattaattcatgcttcaaaaGAGTCAACTTTTTTACGGACCATTTATTGAGCAGCAAACAGCTCAATAGGTCGACTGTTTTGGATTGGATTTTGGTATCCTTCCTTGTGGCTGCTAATACATGGTATCCTTTGAGATTTGATTTTACCATCATAGTTAGTGATGCATTAGAAAACCATAGAGTGTTGTGCATTGGAAAATCGTGATGAAAACTTGGTGTCTGCTGTGCGATGGGTTTTCTCCAGTCGTTGTTTCGTAAATTGTATATGTTTTGGCTGTGTTTGTTTCCATTTTGTATCTAACATTGTCCATTGGTTTCTCATATCCCCAAGGTCCTTCAGCCTTCACTATACCTGACCAAATAATAAAGCTATCCTCATGAAAAATTATATAGATCTATGAATTATGGCTCGAGCACCGCCATGGTTGTGAGAaattaaaaagagagagagagatgacacATGGGTAAATGGGGCTCATTTAGCCAATGCATAGTTGAATTATGTCCACAGAAACAAAGTTTGCAACTATAAAATTATTGTGAATGTGTCAAGTTTGTAAGGTGAATGGAGCAGCGTGGTCGCATACTACAACAACATCGCatcttgtttttgttttctgGAATAAGTGCGAAGTCATCAAATTGAggtgagagaagagaggagatgcAGGTGGACCAAACATAGACTTTTCTGATCAAAATTGATCGCTTGTATAGATTTGCTCATGTTCTCGGAGGGACCACATTTCCTCTTTCCCTATCCTCCTTACACTAACTCTTGCAATGTTCAACTCTCAATCAAACCGCCTCAATTATATGATGCACATGTTTTTGCTTCCTCCATCGGACGAGAGATAGGAACCCTTATAGTCGAAATAGAAAAATACCGTACAGTCATGTTCGCTATTATGGTGAGGCTCGGTGAGCTAAAGTATAGTCTTAATGATGATCTCTAAAAGAGTCGAGTTTAGAAACAAAATCGTTTCTCTTCGATGATAAGTTAATAGATTAATTTTATAGGTTGTACATGAAATTCTTAAACATATATGAATAATCCGAATATCGGAGCGAAAATAGAAACATATACGTCCTGCCATAGTGAATGTCTTTTGTCTTTTAAACTCCAGCGTTGAAGTCCCGATCAAGATAACTCGACAAGAACACTTAAGTGAGAAAAGGGACTTCTGGTCCTTCTCTAACCTTATAGGACGTACTAATAGATGTACACAAACACAAACCCCTTTTACAGGCATGACCAGGGACCCTTGATTCTctattataataaatattaacATTCAGTCCATCATAGAATACTAACGTTGATTTTGGTTAACTCCACAACTACCTCATAATAATGTTTATCCAACTCTTtagtttatcaagaaatttgtaCATGAATGTGGTGTAGGGGCCACCTTAAGAGATAATTATCAATTAAATTTTACAGTACATTCAATTTTGATTTAGATTTTATATGTAGCATTTTATATGCAGAAATTAGAGTTTAATAGGAAAAGCTTCAAATTACATACCATTAATTGTgagtcaaaaaataaaaaatccatGTAGAGGGTGATGTCTTTAACCCCAATGCTGAAGAATGTATGCCATCCAGCATGGGTTTCCAAGTCATTCCTACATAgttagagttccctctaagaaATAAATAGTGTACGAGCTCTTAAAATGTCGAACTAGCAGCAACATCGATAGAAATCAGACAGTCAAGATGCTTGCATGACTTTCCAAGTTTTATTCTTTCGAAGTTGATAAATAAATTCAAGCTTCATTACAGAATAGCTGGCCTCCGCTTCCATGAGACATCTGATCGAGCTCTCTTTCTCAAGTAATTATCAGACTTTGTTTCTTTATTCAAAAACAAAAGGGTTGTAGCATGTCCAATCCTCAATCCTCAATTCTCTCTCCAACCCATTCAAGATATCATCTCAACCTCCTCCAACTTTTTTTAAACCACATATCGCTTGATAAAAGTTGTTTAAACCACAATTTTTCAACAAATCTCTCCTGCTATCCACCTATTGAGCTACCCTTAATTATCATCTAATGAGCAAAGGACCCCCCATTGAgacccttctccttctttacaCTAAtgctaattaaaaaaatgatgtaTTGCTGAGTCATTTATACTGAGGCTAACGCAGCCGTTGAGAACGGCTTTCTCTAAAAGATTTAATGCTACGTATGTTAAACAATCTGAGTATAAGGAAAACTCTCTTGTTTCCGGATGCAACATgctgcattatttatttattctctaTTTCATCTCGACTAGTCAATGTGTGTTTATATATGCTCAATCAATCTCTTCCGTATGCAATTGGGCAAAAACATCTACAGCGAGAAATATCCATGCACTAGAATAAAAAGCGTGCGAATGCAAACACCCAACTTGAGAAAGTTTTCTTACCTATTTAACTAAAGCTCATTTAGGCAAGACTTTGGAATTTTCATTTGTTTTGGAATTTCTATGATGATTTAAACAGGCGAGATAGAAGGAACCACGTACACTCAAATGCAACCAGCGAGGTTTGTTGTTGGTTTTTGTGAAATGACCAAATTAATACTTGTGGACCCGATGAACTTTTAACAAGAAAATAACAGGAGGTCGGAAGTATTTTTCCACTTAAAAAAAGCCCCAAGTTCCAACATATTTTTGTGATTTATTGGATTATGGAAAGGTGGTAAGAATATCATGAAGAAAGAGAACCTTAGTTAATATAGTAGTATTGCATGCAGAAGAGCGGGCTCTTGGAACCTCTATAACAACCTGTAATTTTTTCCCCAGAAAATACACCTTTGCATTCATTTCCCAGCACACACATTATTTGGATATCAGTGATTGTTCTTTCAATAATCATACAACATGACTTTTTGTAAAACAAGTATCATGAAaacgagaagaagaagatgtagGGTTATTCTTTATAAAGCTTAAACTCTTAGGTTTTACGTCCTCATGTTCATTAATATCTTCTTAAAACTTTTCACTTCAATAATCCGTGTCAATGGAACAGTGTGCCAAATCATATTTTGGGGGCAACATTGGGTGACCCTGGTGGGGCAAAACTCAACAGTGTTGGGTTACTAAACAAAGTCGTATGACACTAAAAGGTTGCATGCATTAAGGAAGACGCAAGAGGGTGGTTGATTAGATGTGAAATTTAGCTCAGGGATTCCTGGTGACCGTAACAACCATAAGGAAATGGTTAATATGGTTGGTCCACTGGCCTTGCGCACTGCTGAAGCTAAAGATTTCGTGGGATCAAAGAGTGTTGTTGGTGTTGGACCTGTACATGGTCCCGTACCAATTCATGTCCTCAGGTCCAGTTGACTCCCATGATGGTTGGGCCTCCAAATCTTGAACacagctatttttttttttatttttccaagTTGAGACAAATTGTTGGGTCCATCTTCACTGGATCTGATCCACTAGAAAAAGGGGACGGACAGACCCAAGTTTTGGACGCATGGTGTAGGATTGGAGCTTTGGATTAGCATTCTCGTATCTTCAGACCTTAAAACAGATGCTTATGGAGAGTCCTTTTCAAATGATAgaggcaaaaaaaaattttgtctATAGCAATTTTGATACAAGTGCTTAAAGAGAGTTCTTTTCAACCTaaggagccaaaaaaaaaaaaaattatggtaaGTTATTTTAGTTTATGCCTAAGCAAAGGTAAATTTTCGAATGCCTATTTATGGTATTTTTTCGTTTTTTCCAAGTTTAGAATGTTTTTTCTTGCGTTTTTCATTATGGTCTATTTTCTATGGTGTTTTGCTTTCTCCTCACGTTTAGGATTATTGATTGTAATTGCTTAAAAAGTATTCTAAATGTGCCTATATAAAGGCATGCCTTATATTATATTTTCAGAGAATTTAATTTTAAGTTTAAGTGAATTAAGAATTAAGCTTTTGGCTTGACGAGTTCCTTTTTTGAGTGTTATGTATTTCGATGCTTTTTTTTGGGTCGTGAGCATATTCTTGTTTTATATCTCGAGAAAATTGTCTATGAGTGGTGATCATTAGAACTCTGTATTTCTAGGATGGATTTCTTTGGATGGTGAGTTTTCTTTTCCATCAAACTTTGTATCCCTTGAGTGGATTCCTTTAGATGGTGAGTTTTTATCTATCCATTGTTCTTGTCCTTGGAAATTTAGGTTTACCATTATTCTTAGATTTCTTGGTGATTTTGGCTTGCTCGTTGTGTTGGTCTTTCCCTTTTTATTTTCCAGCGTCAGACCTTTGCTAgtaatgcttaataaatattCAGCAAACTATGAGCCAGATTAAATTCAGGCATATTCTAGAGATAAAGCAAGCAATATTTGCAATTTTTTCTTCGGTACTAAATTCAGCAGCTTTACGATCGCTAATTTATACCAAAATTTGTTCTCATGTGACGGACTTTATTGAGTGGTAAGGCATGGAATGCACATCATTACCACTACTGCATGATTGAGATATTTTTTCTTCAACTTCACCTCCATTTCACACCCCACCCTCCCCCACTGCCTCAtaactacatatattttttgaaatttctatTCGACAACAGGAGTGAAATCCATCACCCTATTCCTTTTTTCAAAGCAAATTTCCAATTGGGCCTATTTGTCTCCGTCCCTCCGTTTCTTAGGGAAAAATTATATTCATTGCACATGCCAAATACTAACGaatgaaaaatcaaatataGGCATCAATtcaattccaaaaaaaaaagcaaaaaaggaaAGTATCGACATCATTGTGGATGTGTATCTATGGCTAAATATGTTTATCTCcagtaaaaaaatatatacgaTGGGAAATGGACTAACTCATGTTGCTATCATCCTGGGCATACTTGATATGTAACATAATTATCAGGAGGGACATATACTTGATATGCAACAAAATTATCAGCAGGAGAAATACAAAATGACTCGATGATATGTGGACAAGTCATGTTCAGGCCGAAACTACCTTGGCCAGGACGAAGAAATGAGGTCCAGAATGCATCCAATGTTCCCCGTTGTTGAGGTCactctaagggctcgtttggttcgcaggaaaaggaggggggaaagtgtggtcaacgggaaagtaatgaaatgcctcttgtttggttggagttttcaaaggagaaagatgggaaagttgtattcccatgggaatatgattcccacatttcatgggaaagtctttcccatgagaaacatgggaaagttactttcccatgaggtgggaatcactccttttttattttttcccaaaaagacccttcagcattaaaaaagcattaaagaggcattaaagacctaatttttattaagggcataataggaattatacttaactttcctaggaaagtggatggtcaaccaaacataagcactttggaaatttgtcactttcccatggttaaccaaacatgccaaaagtactttcctaggtatcctcttcctaggaatctgattcccaggaatcatattcctaggagggaaaatacttcccgcgaaccaaacgagccctaaagggGAGCACGGAGGGAATATTACTCCTTTCAGTACGCCAATGCATTTACATTACATCTGCTTCGCACGTATAACCAAACCTGCAAGCTCAAAGCTGATTTAAGAACAATTCAAAGCAAACTTGGAATTGAAAATACCCAAAATCTGTAAGCATAGCAATCCTATCGCATGGATGTTTCACGATGTTTATCCTAGCAGTGTCAGCCCTGATGCTGCCAAAGCCAGCAACTCTTCAGACTGGCAAATCCTATGAACAAATCCAGAGCTATTGTCACAAGAAATGTATTTTAAACATATCATTCAATCGATTGCATGATGTGAAAAAGGACCCTTATTCACAAGTACAATGCTTGCAACATAAAGCATCTAGTCAATTTACATAACAAGCACAGGTTGCGACTGCagcagaataaataaataatctgCAAATATACATCATGCAACACTAGTTAGGTGTTATGGCTGCAAAAACCAAATAATTGATTTACATTTTATACAGATCAAGGCACATGCTCAGGAACTCAGAGGCAACTGTTAATGTCAATCACCCACCTTGAAGGACAAATTCATCTTTGCCTTGGGATAGTGATGCAGGATGGAACTGAATTCAGAAACCTGGGGCGTCCATCAAATGTATCTTCCTACTGCatcccaacttaaacattggtGACAGAACCACCTTTGTTCGCACCTTGCAGCTGCTCCATGGGTGAACTTGTGATGCTACCAACTGACCCGTGTGTCTGTGAGCTCAGCTGAGGGCTAGCTGGCCCAGCCCCTGCATTGCCACAGTTGTTAATCTGCTGCAATGCACCAGAGCTCAACTGCTGAGGACTCATTGCAGGCTGCTGGCCCATTTGCTGAGGACTAATCTGCTGCTGTTGCATTATCATTGCCTGGGGGGAACCCACCACCGGTGGGGATCCCACCTGTGCCTGTTGCAGCGGAGAACTTATTTGTTGGTGGtggtgctgctgctgctgaagcTGCTGCGGATGCTGCTGCTGTAACTGCTGCTGCTGAAGCTGCTGTTGCTGCTGTTGATGCTGTAGCTGTAGTTGTTGCTGAGGATTCAGGTAAAAGTTTGTCCCAGGGATCTTAGGTGGACCCATGGGCGACATTACATTCCTATGTAAAGGGCTCACGTTGGCTCGGTTGAGTGCATGCCCCAACATAGACAGGCCTGCTGAGCTGGAAAGCATCTGGTTATTATTGCCTGCCATACCAGCAATCCCAGATTGAGGGCCATACATACCAGTCCTGTTTTGTTGTACCATCCGCAGCTTTGATGCCATTGCAGCAGCTTGTGCATGCGATATGGAACCTGTACGATGTCCTGCACCAAAATTGGATGCAGATCCCAGGTTCAACTGGTTCGGGCTAACGTTGCCTAATCCTGACATGGGCCCCATAGGGGAGGATATGCCCCGAACTCCCCCCATGCCCATGACATTGCTCAGACCACTCAGGCTCATCATGTTATTGCCCATGTTTCCCATGTTCATGGCTGGTCCTAGACCCATCATCACCTTCCTGGGGAGTTGTGATTgttgttgctgctgttgctgtgcTTGTTGCTGCAgcatctgaagctgcaaagCAGTCTGCTTGCTGTTGACCATGGGATTATTACCAATCTGCAGATTTGAGTTCTGCCCCATTAATTGAGAGAGTGCATTGGTTGAGAGCAGTGAGGACGATCTCTGGATGTGAGGCAATGGAAGTTGCTGCTGTTGCATCTGTGATTGCACATTTTGCTGtagttgctgctgctgctgctgctgttgctgaAGCAAAGTTTGATCAAGCTGCTGTGTCCTAGCAGGCATTGCAGCCCCCGGCAGGTAACCTTGCAATGCCTGGCTATTATTTGCAGAAGCCAGCATTTGTGCACTGTTGGGAAGATTCTGTGCTGCGTTCAGAGGTCCCATAACATTTGCGTTAGCTTGAGCCGCTACATGAGATGGTGGACCAGGAGCCACTTCCGGGTGTTTCACTTCAGCTGCAGCATTATCTGATGCCATTCCTGGAATTGTAGTCATGCTACTGGAAGGAGCAACCATGCGCATCGGTATAGGTTGGATGTGATCTTCAGCTATCTGATATCCATCacgctccatcttcaaaacagaGAACATATGAGTTCAAAATCTGGATAATGGAATATGattcaccatttttttttgagattcaaGTGTCATGGAGAACAACACTTACCTGAGCACAAAACTGAGCTGCAAGAAGATCAGCATAGTGCTGCAAATACACATTCAAGTGGTTAATGAATAGATTCAACTCATTGCAAGAGGTAATAGACCAAGCATTAAAGAACTCACAGTTGTGGGTAATGTGACAAATTCCTGAGTATTAGGAAAATCAGACTCATCAATATCTCCATAATGCATTGCTACTGTGCCATCATACGGCTTCTCGGTCAAGGTCATCCGGTAGTGAGCTCTAGGAGGAACAGCTGTAAcaaagtgcattgaagtcagtAGACTGGAGTTGCCAATTTTCAGTTAAATATTATGCATTCAGCTTTGTTTCAGAGAGCAATGACAAACCCTGATACATGTGTTCCGCACGCACGAAACATATTGTTCTGGTCTTACAGGTATTAATGGTTCCACCAAGAACAGACCTGGACATCGGTCTTATTGGGTCTCTGAAATTCTCAACATTTAAAGAATCAGAAAGACATGTTGCAACTTTTTGATTTGCATGTGTTACAGGCTTCCTTGCAGGGCAATCATCAACCTTGTTCTTCTTAAGATTGAGGTGGTATCTGCCAAGTTTCAATGCAATGTACAGCAGATGAGGTTTaaaatacacacacatacataactATGACTAGAAAAGGATTAAGTAGTTGATAACATATAACTAACATTTTCACAAATCCCACTCAAGTAAAATCCCATGAAGtgccaaaatttcaaattttattgtATCATTGAAGAAAGCAATGCACAATGATTAAATGAAAGAACTGCAAATTCAAAGAATACAAGTGGAGATTAGGAGCAATGAAAATGAAAGCACTTGGAGGCATTTGATAGGGTCCCTAGGTGTTGATTTACTGTTTCTTGTAGGATTCTATTATATATTACATAATGCGTTTACTCAATTAGCTCTGTACTCATTGTATCAACCTTTTCCTTCAATATGTTACAATATAGTTTAGTTTATTACTATTGAGAAGGAATAACAAGAAGCACAAATCATAGAAACTTCCGCTTAAAGAATTAGGTGGCCCATGTAGCTTGAATGTTAAAAAAGatacaaataaataatatataatcgATAATAGCATGTGATACCAAAATGAAAGGAAAAAAGCATCAAAggattatcttttccataagTGATATTTCTGAATATAAGCATACCTCTGTGTTATTATTTCAATCTTTGCAAATCTCTCAAGGATTATTTGATCACACATAGGTGCAGTCCCAATTGATGGGCTATTAGCATTCAGTGGAACATTCATATTACTAACACTGGCAGGAGATCCAACTCCACTCATGGCTTGTGTTTTGGGGACAGAATTTGTTTTACATTTCCCAGCCACTGAAGCTTGGTGTTGCCAATGCACAGAACCACCGGGACTGGAAGTCATAGAAGGGGCCCCAACAGCAGGATTAGAATTTGCAGCTACTTTATCCTTTTGTGAACCTAGTGCAGAAGTTGTTGCAACAGCACTAAACTGGCCACCTACCGAACCACTAGAAATCTCGCCTGATCGTGATGACATGGGTGACTGAACCATCGGTGCAGAAGAGACTCGTGGACTGGGCACCGATTTCCTCTTCTGATGCATATCATCCTTCTTCATATCCTTCTCAGCCAATTGTCGGGCATTATGCCACTGTGTAAGGGCTGGAAGATGGTTTCTCATGGATTCTTGCTGCAATAGATTCTGAGATCGTGATTGATGCTGGTCCCCTGTACTGTTTTGTGATATCAGAGTCTGTAGAGCATCTTTAGACCGCTCCAGCTCTTGTCTATCCCTCTTTTCTGTGTCAATCTGCTCTTCTTTAGCACCATATCTCATAGCCTGCTGGTTAAAATAAAAGGATGACCCTGCCTCTTGATTAGGAATATTATTTATCATCGGAGAAGCATATCTTTGACCACCCACAGTAGAAGAGTACTGCATTCCATTTACCACATCTAATCGAGGATGTAACGGTTGGTTTTTCCACGGCATATCAGGCCCATTAGGGGCAACTAACTGAGCCCCTGGTTGCTGTTGCTGAATACCATCTAGTCCTATTGGTGTCTGTTTCCGTCTCTTCATATCTAGTAAGGATGTCGATTGGGCATCTTGGTTTTCCCTCTTCATGGAATGGGGTGCATTACTATTGATATTGTCAGTATAAGAACCCATCAAGTTCTGAGATGAAGGCATAGTGGTGTTAACTCCTGCAAAACTCATGGGAGGTCCAGAGCCACGATCATGCACAACAGCGGGGTAGTTTCCAGCTGGCTGAAACTTAGATTGGGAGGGCAGAGATAAAGATGGTCGGACAGTTTCTTGTGCAAAATTGTTAGATCTTAAGGATGTAACACCGCTTGGTACATTTTGTTTGGCCATGTTCTCATGAATTTGCTGCATTGTTGCATTGCCTAACAGGGTTCCTTGGTCTCCCGATCTGCAATTAGCATTCTCTTGTAACCTATCAATGCAGACCTTCTTTCCATGAGTTTGATTATTGGATGTGACTGTCACTTCGGGAGTTTGCCgtaatctctttcttctttcaatACCAAGATTAAGCTGCAGATAAAATATGTGAAATCAGTATATAACAAATTGCATTAGAAAATGTGGTTTTCCTCTTGTTCATAATCTTAGCAAATAGTCAGTACCTTGCTAGAAGTAGGGCTTTTACAAAGCCTATCCAGCCTTGGTGTAGGGTCCAAACAAAGTTGCGGTTGCAGTGCTTTCACTATGCGTGACTCAACTTCCTATAGCACGGAATCATAACATACATGAGTTCAAatctcaattaaaaaaaatgcttttttagtaatcattaaaaaaagatGCTTTAGCAGGACATATTTAGAGAATTGGCAAGCTGACCATTAGATCACTGTAGGTCCAAGAATCATCAGATATCAATGAAATGTCTTTAATAATATTTTCAAGAGACATTCGCAACCGCACTTTATTTACAATAGGAAACCCATCCACAGCAGATCCTGATTCAGATATGCATTTTCTATAGTCACGCACCTGCATAGAGAAATCAACACTTAACAAAAGCATAGAGATACCGAAATAAATTTTTCAATAAATATTTCAGAACCAATTTGCAACAAGTTTTACATAAAGCTCTACATTGTTCAGCAAGCAggcaaagaaaaatatgacaaaCCAATTTCGGGGGGtggtgggggggtgggggggacaATAGAGAATGtatcaataaacaaggaaatctTTACATTAGATAACTTATATATAACAGAAAGTGTACAAATCAAACCAGAATTTATTGCCTAGGCTTTATTGTCAAAAAGGATTTAGCCCCCATCCACTGCCAGCTGCTGAAATTCCAGAGCATATAAGGTTAACTAACAAACATTTTCAGGAAAGTACGGGCATCCCTTGTCTATGAGAATTATCTGTTTACagaattatttgaaaattactATATTTACCAACCAAGGATGGAAGTACCAGGTCTATGGCCCCCATACTCGTGGGACACCGGTACAGGGGAGCCTTGATACACCCCACTTTTGGTGAATCAGGTCAGCACCTTGTGTATCTTGCCAGATCAGAGTGGATCCAGCCAAAACTGAGCATGAATATATTCGGTATCATTGGGTACCGAGCACTTCAAGACtcctttcttcttgtttttccaCATATTTGAAGGTAT is from Phoenix dactylifera cultivar Barhee BC4 chromosome 6, palm_55x_up_171113_PBpolish2nd_filt_p, whole genome shotgun sequence and encodes:
- the LOC103702361 gene encoding protein PHYTOCHROME-DEPENDENT LATE-FLOWERING-like isoform X3; translation: MGVSFKVSKIGIRYRPKPSTVPEEPGLSSESSRDLIGAGSKREVDIAEAVNDANGASVSSACSGGLVLPEHEVSFTLNLYQKGYIIGKPNEAETCQTETFQPLLQDFKSLHPYDRASETLFSAIESGWLPGDLLDDIPSKYIDGTLVCEVRDYRKCISESGSAVDGFPIVNKVRLRMSLENIIKDISLISDDSWTYSDLMEVESRIVKALQPQLCLDPTPRLDRLCKSPTSSKLNLGIERRKRLRQTPEVTVTSNNQTHGKKVCIDRLQENANCRSGDQGTLLGNATMQQIHENMAKQNVPSGVTSLRSNNFAQETVRPSLSLPSQSKFQPAGNYPAVVHDRGSGPPMSFAGVNTTMPSSQNLMGSYTDNINSNAPHSMKRENQDAQSTSLLDMKRRKQTPIGLDGIQQQQPGAQLVAPNGPDMPWKNQPLHPRLDVVNGMQYSSTVGGQRYASPMINNIPNQEAGSSFYFNQQAMRYGAKEEQIDTEKRDRQELERSKDALQTLISQNSTGDQHQSRSQNLLQQESMRNHLPALTQWHNARQLAEKDMKKDDMHQKRKSVPSPRVSSAPMVQSPMSSRSGEISSGSVGGQFSAVATTSALGSQKDKVAANSNPAVGAPSMTSSPGGSVHWQHQASVAGKCKTNSVPKTQAMSGVGSPASVSNMNVPLNANSPSIGTAPMCDQIILERFAKIEIITQRYHLNLKKNKVDDCPARKPVTHANQKVATCLSDSLNVENFRDPIRPMSRSVLGGTINTCKTRTICFVRAEHMYQAVPPRAHYRMTLTEKPYDGTVAMHYGDIDESDFPNTQEFVTLPTTHYADLLAAQFCAQMERDGYQIAEDHIQPIPMRMVAPSSSMTTIPGMASDNAAAEVKHPEVAPGPPSHVAAQANANVMGPLNAAQNLPNSAQMLASANNSQALQGYLPGAAMPARTQQLDQTLLQQQQQQQQQLQQNVQSQMQQQQLPLPHIQRSSSLLSTNALSQLMGQNSNLQIGNNPMVNSKQTALQLQMLQQQAQQQQQQQSQLPRKVMMGLGPAMNMGNMGNNMMSLSGLSNVMGMGGVRGISSPMGPMSGLGNVSPNQLNLGSASNFGAGHRTGSISHAQAAAMASKLRMVQQNRTGMYGPQSGIAGMAGNNNQMLSSSAGLSMLGHALNRANVSPLHRNVMSPMGPPKIPGTNFYLNPQQQLQLQHQQQQQQLQQQHSSSTTTNK